A genome region from Mugil cephalus isolate CIBA_MC_2020 chromosome 13, CIBA_Mcephalus_1.1, whole genome shotgun sequence includes the following:
- the LOC125019099 gene encoding homeobox protein vent1-like has product MVTASAGDTAVSGSPSFTRGGQMYELRRVLTDSAAPGLHTLTGYVKTSITSHYPLIIGIDQALTRVSTYANWQRGPGAYKSRGPVLEPLQHTRSDIWWINRSLSSTANMVKYFSVDWLAQSHHSAEEHGADVDTAPTCRPHIPCMVQPRPPTFGKGYLQPKPKPSKPVEHTEPMESGGHYQDSNQCSPLRSSSCASPISEISGYSSGYESEAASSECLSVNEGSEVEKDGPQRRVRTKFSPEQISKLEKIFNKHKYLEVGERVKTAQKLNLTETQVRTWFQNRRMKLKREVQNYFAPHVQPVPFQPLAPVQYHGVAGQRPQYAGSAPTFYQLPVPQLVLQQQMPPHHPPHLMIHHPHFY; this is encoded by the exons ATGGTCACCGCCTCTGCAGGAGATACAGCTGTTTCAGGGTCCCCCAGTTTCACTAGGGGCGGACAAATGTATGAGCTCAGGAGGGTTCTCACAGACTCGGCGGCGCCAGGtcttcacacactcacaggatATGTAAAGACTTCAATAACGAGCCATTATCCCCTAATCATCGGGATCGATCAGGCGTTAACAAGGGTCTCTACATATGCAAATTGGCAGCGAGGGCCAGGGGCTTATAAAAGCCGAGGCCCTGTGCTGGAGCCGCTACAGCACACTCGTTCTGACATTTGGTGGATTAACAGGTCACTGAGCAGCACTGCCAACATGGTGAAATACTTTTCTGTGGACTGGCTGGCCCAGAGCCATCACAGTGCAGAGGAACACGGAGCCGACGTGGATACTGCGCCAACCTGCAGACCTCACATTCCCTGCATGGTGCAACCGAGACCGCCGACTTTTGGCAAAGGTTACCTGCAGCCAAAACCCAAACCATCAAAGCCTGTTGAACACACGGAGCCAATGGAGAGCGGCGGGCATTACCAGGACTCCAACCAGTGTTCGCCTCTGCGTTCGTCAAGCTGCGCATCACCAA tTTCAGAAATCAGCGGGTACTCCTCCGGCTACGAGAGCGAAGCCGCTTCCTCCGAGTGTCTCTCTGTGAACGAGGGCAGCGAGGTGGAGAAAGACGGGCCACAGCGTCGTGTGCGCACAAAGTTCTCCCCCGAGCAGATCAGCAAACTGGAAAAGATATTCAACAAGCACAAGTACCTGGAAGTCGGCGAGAGAGTGAAGACAGCGCAGAAGCTGAACCTCACAGAAACCCAG GTGAGAACATGGTTTCAGAACCGAAGGATGAAACTGAAGCGGGAGGTGCAGAACTACTTCGCCCCCCACGTCCAGCCGGTCCCGTTCCAGCCTTTGGCTCCCGTTCAGTATCACGGTGTGGCCGGACAGCGACCCCAGTACGCAGGGAGCGCACCGACCTTTTACCAGCTCCCCGTCCCGCAGCTGGTCCTCCAGCAGCAGATGCCTCCTCACCACCCGCCTCATCTCATGATCCACCACCCACACTTTTACTGA
- the LOC125019061 gene encoding homeobox protein MSX-2-like has translation MANFSIEWLSKSYYEEITLQERDAALHSKVHSEMGEFAKESRSQHSPTSPNNSCGYTSGSESEVGDDSEGETAQQRRMRTKFTSEQITKLESTFNKHKYLGATQRRKIAEKLNLSETQVKTWFQNRRMKLKREVQDMRPEFLAVPAALLPPVLIQHPFLSGQLPAGGGFYPQLQPLHRTILPATPLHQHRSHPTILPPPRFY, from the exons ATGGCAAACTTCTCCATCGAGTGGCTCTCCAAAAGTTATTATGAGGAGATTACTCTACAGGAACGGGACGCAGCGCTTCATTCAAAAGTCCACAGCGAAATGGGAGAATTTGCAAAGGAATCAAGAAGCCAACACTCTCCGACCTCGCCAAACA ACAGTTGCGGCTACACTTCGGGGTCTGAGAGCGAGGTGGGGGATGACAGCGAGGGGGAGACCGCCCAGCAACGGAGGATGAGGACCAAGTTTACATCCGAGCAAATCACCAAACTGGAAAGCACCTTCAACAAGCACAAATACCTGGGCGCCACGCAGAGGAGGAAGATTGCAGAGAAACTGAACCTGTCTGAGACTCAG GTGAAAACGTGGTTCCAGAACAGGAGGATGAAGCTGAAACGGGAGGTGCAGGACATGCGGCCCGAGTTCTTGGCAGTCCCGGCCGCTCTGCTGCCGCCGGTGCTGATTCAGCACCCCTTCCTGAGCGGACAGCTCCCCGCAGGCGGCGGCTTCTACCCGCAGCTGCAACCGCTCCACAGGACGATCCTCCCCGCCACTCCTCTGCACCAGCACCGCTCCCACCCAACCATCCTGCCTCCTCCACGCTTCTACTAA